The following are from one region of the Streptomyces changanensis genome:
- a CDS encoding penicillin acylase family protein — protein MSIEVYRDPWGIPHLRADDPRELAHAQGRTTAHDRAWQLEVERHRAQGTTAAFLGPDAVDWDVFVRRARLADTARRCLDRLDDETRAWVTAYTDGVNAGLAEGARRSREFTATGLEPGVWEPWVPLGVWLSTHILFAGFPTKLWRERVARVLGDEQVELFATDGPGTAGSNGWLVDGDRTATGAALLAGDPHRFIEAPGVYQQIRLACPEYDVVGLAVPGVPGLAHFGHTGTAAWAITNAMADYQDLYRERLRHRDGGTEALGPDGWRPARVHTETIEVRGAAPVTVEVVETDRGPVVVPDDGEGGALSLRHPPRVTGELGFAALPALLAARTVADVDRAVDRWVEPVNVVQAADTEGGTLHRVAGHVPVRHRDNMLRVVPAWEPAHEWRGRHEPLPRAPVDGVAVMANARGLAGPLGVEFAPSHRAERIARLLAGSREWTAAGMAAVHTDTHLASARPLLDLAAGLDGLTAPAAALRDRLLRWDRHMDADSVDAALYAAVRGEVVRRVAAHAAFAPLAEIPAYPALFRPWLALVPRVAYALETLLTSGPVPPADREAAVRAALEATAAAPPDGPWGATHRLAPWAALPDGDDARWPGLDGDHDCVLSTSSVPGVTDRSARGPAARYVWDLARREDSLWVVPFGASGVPGDPHEADQLPLWRRGALTPVITDWNRLSKEHPA, from the coding sequence GTGAGCATCGAGGTCTACCGGGACCCCTGGGGCATCCCGCATCTGCGCGCCGACGACCCGCGCGAACTCGCCCACGCCCAGGGCCGCACCACGGCCCACGACCGGGCGTGGCAGCTGGAGGTCGAACGTCACCGCGCCCAGGGCACGACGGCCGCCTTCCTCGGGCCCGACGCCGTCGACTGGGACGTCTTCGTCCGGCGCGCCCGGCTGGCCGACACCGCCCGCCGCTGCCTCGACCGGCTCGACGACGAGACCCGGGCGTGGGTCACCGCGTACACGGACGGCGTCAACGCCGGGCTCGCCGAAGGCGCCCGCCGCAGCCGCGAGTTCACCGCCACGGGCCTCGAACCGGGCGTGTGGGAGCCGTGGGTGCCGCTCGGCGTATGGCTGTCGACGCACATCCTCTTCGCCGGCTTCCCCACCAAGCTCTGGCGCGAACGGGTCGCCCGGGTCCTCGGCGACGAGCAGGTCGAGCTGTTCGCGACCGACGGCCCCGGCACCGCCGGCAGCAACGGCTGGCTCGTCGACGGCGACCGCACCGCCACCGGCGCCGCGCTCCTCGCGGGCGACCCGCACCGGTTCATCGAGGCGCCCGGCGTCTACCAGCAGATACGGCTCGCCTGCCCCGAGTACGACGTCGTCGGCCTCGCCGTGCCCGGCGTGCCCGGCCTCGCCCACTTCGGCCACACCGGGACGGCCGCCTGGGCCATCACCAACGCCATGGCCGACTACCAGGACCTGTACCGCGAGCGCCTGCGCCACCGCGACGGCGGGACCGAGGCGCTCGGTCCCGACGGGTGGCGGCCCGCCCGCGTCCACACCGAGACCATCGAGGTCCGGGGCGCCGCACCGGTCACCGTGGAGGTCGTCGAGACCGACCGCGGCCCCGTCGTGGTCCCCGACGACGGCGAGGGCGGCGCCCTCAGCCTGCGCCACCCGCCGCGCGTCACCGGCGAGCTCGGCTTCGCCGCGCTGCCCGCGCTGCTCGCCGCGCGGACGGTCGCCGACGTCGACCGCGCCGTCGACCGGTGGGTCGAGCCGGTGAACGTCGTGCAGGCCGCCGACACCGAGGGCGGCACCCTCCACCGGGTCGCCGGCCACGTCCCCGTACGCCACCGGGACAACATGCTGCGCGTCGTCCCCGCCTGGGAGCCGGCGCACGAGTGGCGCGGCCGTCACGAGCCACTGCCGCGCGCCCCCGTCGACGGCGTGGCGGTGATGGCCAACGCACGCGGTCTCGCGGGACCGCTGGGCGTCGAGTTCGCGCCCTCGCACCGCGCCGAGCGCATCGCGCGGCTCCTGGCGGGGTCGCGGGAGTGGACGGCGGCCGGCATGGCGGCCGTGCACACCGACACCCACCTCGCGTCCGCCCGCCCGCTCCTCGACCTGGCCGCCGGGCTGGACGGGCTCACCGCGCCCGCCGCCGCCCTGCGCGACCGGCTGCTGCGCTGGGACCGGCACATGGACGCCGACAGCGTCGACGCGGCGCTGTACGCCGCCGTGCGCGGCGAGGTCGTCCGCCGCGTCGCCGCCCACGCCGCCTTCGCGCCGCTGGCCGAGATCCCGGCGTACCCGGCGCTCTTCCGGCCGTGGCTGGCCCTCGTGCCGCGCGTCGCCTACGCGTTGGAGACGCTGCTGACGTCCGGGCCCGTGCCGCCCGCCGACCGGGAGGCCGCCGTGCGCGCCGCCCTGGAGGCGACGGCCGCCGCGCCGCCGGACGGACCGTGGGGCGCCACGCACCGCCTCGCGCCGTGGGCGGCACTGCCGGACGGCGACGACGCCCGGTGGCCCGGCCTGGACGGCGACCACGACTGCGTGCTGTCCACGTCGAGCGTCCCCGGCGTCACCGACCGCAGCGCGCGCGGCCCGGCCGCCCGCTACGTATGGGACCTCGCGCGGCGCGAGGACAGCCTGTGGGTCGTGCCGTTCGGCGCGTCGGGCGTGCCCGGCGACCCGCACGAGGCGGACCAGCTGCCGCTGTGGCGGCGCGGCGCCCTGACCCCCGTGATCACCGACTGGAACCGGCTGAGCAAGGAGCACCCCGCATGA